The Ranitomeya variabilis isolate aRanVar5 chromosome 7, aRanVar5.hap1, whole genome shotgun sequence genome includes a window with the following:
- the LOC143784323 gene encoding uncharacterized protein LOC143784323 isoform X1: MPMTCPNCHRVTTILAKHLRRWCGRFDTDDQRKATLATARQNLMKIASKGGTIKYEDIMSLGSLENVVPFLENRGFLVLNKPTPRTVRDVETQTPSTSAEQAPTEESPTPMDDGQDRERNFQESLRMLQQSPTVSPYGVAGSPPPMDPEDFGDRLETDERIGSIQVGEIGESQSCDSDIADPVEASEDVCADIPTCVDPGQAPADIPTCADPGQAPADIPTCADPGQAPVHLAEETDDSSAMENEDEEGPSTLDLQTQKILQTKWSTDVRKKMKTAGLYKRHSLTHPILQRFADYLQNTLRVQNYKQEVENVARFLYFMDPEQVTLNFVLNIERANKFFNKLQDLKLASQTIFNYLKHLKRFIQHQLRATNLAHENRELYNAFKIFKGVTKTIQARLSRGISKEVVGKRYKALNTLTMTAAEAQKILDVAKPDFLKCLRKICAGSKVKEQQLQILNYLECLLVLKHGQRPGVVQHMSVSEWKERVQHQYKGEDFVVIGVKEHKTSTQQVASFVLTPTEEEWFNVYFTHVRPVLSSTENPEDPFFLSTKGNAIYNVTNDMNRFHRKYKLPLVTSQMVRKLLETWTNSRCTDVQQRLVARYLAHSNITADRSYREKNMDDICHAYNILMEAREPSQEPTASTSRAAEQSSSGRRDQTADSDSDEEEYSSVRAHVPSFHMETRSRQKQLRERSSSRIEEPRTSQRTDWRMNPVVMLKRL, encoded by the exons ATGCCCATGACCTGTCCCAACTGCCACAGAGTAACAACCATACTCGCCAAACATCTCAGGCGGTGGTGTGGTAGGTTTGACACGGACGACCAGAGAAAAGCTACTTTGGCAACCGCGAGGCAGAACCTGATGAAAATTGCATCAAAGGGAGGGACCATCAAGTATGAAGACATAATGTCTCTTGGGTCCTTAGAGAATGTGGTTCCCTTTCTGGAGAATAGAGGATTCCTTGTGTTAAACAAGCCAACGCCCAG GACTGTCAGAGATGTAGAGACACAGACACCTTCCACCAGTGCTGAGCAAGCACCTACGGAGGAATCTCCAACCCCTATGGATGACGGGCAGGATAGAGAACGCAATTTCCAAGAGAGCTTGAG GATGCTCCAACAGTCGCCAACTGTCAGTCCTTACGGTGTGGCGGGATCTCCACCCCCTATGGATCCTGAAGACTTTGGTGACAGATTGGAGACCGACGAGCGTATCGGAAGTATCCAAGTCGGAGAGATTGGCGAGAG CCAATCCTGTGACAGCGACATTGCTGATCCAGTCGAGGCTTCTGAAGATGTGTGTGCAGACATACCTACCTGTGTGGACCCGGGACAAGCACCTGCGGACATACCTACCTGTGCGGACCCGGGACAAGCACCTGCGGACATACCTACCTGTGCGGACCCGGGACAAGCACCTGTGCATCTCGCAGAAGAAACTGATGACTCGTCAGCAATGGAAAATGAGGATGAAGAGGGACCCAGTACCTTGGATTTGCAAACACAGAA AATTCTGCAGACAAAATGGTCAACTGATGTCAGGAAAAAAATGAAGACTGCAGGTCTTTATAAGCGTCATTCGCTAACTCATCCGATCTTGCAAAGGTTTGCTGATTATTTACAAAATACTTTGCGTGTTCAAAACTACAAACAAGAAGTTGAGAACGTCGCAAGATTCCTTTACtttatggacccagagcaggtaacCTTGAACTTTGTGCTGAACATCGAGAGGGCTAACAAATTTTTTAACAAGCTACAAGATTTGAAGCTGGCATCCCAGACAATATTCAATTACTTGAAGCATCTGAAGAGATTCATACAACATCAACTCAGGGCAACCAATCTGGCACATGAGAACAGGGAATTATATAATGCCTTTAAAATATTCAAAGGGGTGACAAAAACCATCCAGGCTAGGCTGTCCAGAGGGATTTCAAAGGAGGTTGTTGGCAAAAG aTATAAAGCATTGAATACTTTAACAATGACAGCAGCGGAGGCTCAGAAAATTCTGGATGTCGCCAAACCGGATTTTTTGAAGTGTCTCAGAAAGATTTGTGCAGGGAGCAAAGTGAAAGAACAGCAACTGCAAATCCTCAATTACCTGGAGTGCCTCCTAGTGCTGAAGCACGGACAAAGACCAGGAGTAGTGCAACACATGAGT GTTTCTGAGTGGAAGGAGAGGGTTCAGCATCAGTATAAAGGAGAAGACTTTGTGGTCATCGGGGTCAAGGAACACAAGACTTCAACACAACAAGTGGCCAGCTTTGTGTTGACTCCAACCGAAGAAGAG TGGTTCAATGTGTATTTTACACATGTGCGACCTGTACTGAGCAGTACCGAAAATCCAGAAGATCCATTTTTTTTGTCCACTAAAGGGAATGCGATTTACAACGTAACCAATGATATGAACCGTTTCCACAGGAA gtataaACTCCCCCTAGTCACCAGCCAGATGGTTAGAAAGCTGCTAGAAACCTGGACTAACTCCAGATGTACTGATGTGCAACAACGTCTGGTCGCCAGGTATTTGGCACATTCCAATATTACAGCGGACAGGAGCTATAGGGAAAAGAACATGGATGACATTtgccatgcatacaacatactgatGGAAGCACGGGAGCCGAGTCAAGAACCCACAGCCAGCACCTCCAG GGCTGCAGAACAGAGCAGCAGTGGAAGAAGAGACCAGACAGCTGACTCTGATAGTGATGAAGAAGAGTATTCGAGTGTAAG GGCACATGTACCTTCCTTTCACATGGAAACGCGATCGAGGCAGAAGCAGTTAAGGGAAAGGAGCTCATCAAG aATTGAAGAACCAAGGACATCGCAGAGGACAGATTGGAGGATGAACCCTGTGGTCATGCTGAAGCGACTGTAA
- the LOC143784323 gene encoding uncharacterized protein LOC143784323 isoform X2, with translation MPMTCPNCHRVTTILAKHLRRWCGRFDTDDQRKATLATARQNLMKIASKGGTIKYEDIMSLGSLENVVPFLENRGFLVLNKPTPRTVRDVETQTPSTSAEQAPTEESPTPMDDGQDRERNFQESLRMLQQSPTVSPYGVAGSPPPMDPEDFGDRLETDERIGSIQVGEIGESQSCDSDIADPVEASEDVCADIPTCVDPGQAPADIPTCADPGQAPADIPTCADPGQAPVHLAEETDDSSAMENEDEEGPSTLDLQTQKILQTKWSTDVRKKMKTAGLYKRHSLTHPILQRFADYLQNTLRVQNYKQEVENVARFLYFMDPEQVTLNFVLNIERANKFFNKLQDLKLASQTIFNYLKHLKRFIQHQLRATNLAHENRELYNAFKIFKGVTKTIQARLSRGISKEVVGKRYKALNTLTMTAAEAQKILDVAKPDFLKCLRKICAGSKVKEQQLQILNYLECLLVLKHGQRPGVVQHMSVSEWKERVQHQYKGEDFVVIGVKEHKTSTQQVASFVLTPTEEEWFNVYFTHVRPVLSSTENPEDPFFLSTKGNAIYNVTNDMNRFHRKYKLPLVTSQMVRKLLETWTNSRCTDVQQRLVARAHVPSFHMETRSRQKQLRERSSSRIEEPRTSQRTDWRMNPVVMLKRL, from the exons ATGCCCATGACCTGTCCCAACTGCCACAGAGTAACAACCATACTCGCCAAACATCTCAGGCGGTGGTGTGGTAGGTTTGACACGGACGACCAGAGAAAAGCTACTTTGGCAACCGCGAGGCAGAACCTGATGAAAATTGCATCAAAGGGAGGGACCATCAAGTATGAAGACATAATGTCTCTTGGGTCCTTAGAGAATGTGGTTCCCTTTCTGGAGAATAGAGGATTCCTTGTGTTAAACAAGCCAACGCCCAG GACTGTCAGAGATGTAGAGACACAGACACCTTCCACCAGTGCTGAGCAAGCACCTACGGAGGAATCTCCAACCCCTATGGATGACGGGCAGGATAGAGAACGCAATTTCCAAGAGAGCTTGAG GATGCTCCAACAGTCGCCAACTGTCAGTCCTTACGGTGTGGCGGGATCTCCACCCCCTATGGATCCTGAAGACTTTGGTGACAGATTGGAGACCGACGAGCGTATCGGAAGTATCCAAGTCGGAGAGATTGGCGAGAG CCAATCCTGTGACAGCGACATTGCTGATCCAGTCGAGGCTTCTGAAGATGTGTGTGCAGACATACCTACCTGTGTGGACCCGGGACAAGCACCTGCGGACATACCTACCTGTGCGGACCCGGGACAAGCACCTGCGGACATACCTACCTGTGCGGACCCGGGACAAGCACCTGTGCATCTCGCAGAAGAAACTGATGACTCGTCAGCAATGGAAAATGAGGATGAAGAGGGACCCAGTACCTTGGATTTGCAAACACAGAA AATTCTGCAGACAAAATGGTCAACTGATGTCAGGAAAAAAATGAAGACTGCAGGTCTTTATAAGCGTCATTCGCTAACTCATCCGATCTTGCAAAGGTTTGCTGATTATTTACAAAATACTTTGCGTGTTCAAAACTACAAACAAGAAGTTGAGAACGTCGCAAGATTCCTTTACtttatggacccagagcaggtaacCTTGAACTTTGTGCTGAACATCGAGAGGGCTAACAAATTTTTTAACAAGCTACAAGATTTGAAGCTGGCATCCCAGACAATATTCAATTACTTGAAGCATCTGAAGAGATTCATACAACATCAACTCAGGGCAACCAATCTGGCACATGAGAACAGGGAATTATATAATGCCTTTAAAATATTCAAAGGGGTGACAAAAACCATCCAGGCTAGGCTGTCCAGAGGGATTTCAAAGGAGGTTGTTGGCAAAAG aTATAAAGCATTGAATACTTTAACAATGACAGCAGCGGAGGCTCAGAAAATTCTGGATGTCGCCAAACCGGATTTTTTGAAGTGTCTCAGAAAGATTTGTGCAGGGAGCAAAGTGAAAGAACAGCAACTGCAAATCCTCAATTACCTGGAGTGCCTCCTAGTGCTGAAGCACGGACAAAGACCAGGAGTAGTGCAACACATGAGT GTTTCTGAGTGGAAGGAGAGGGTTCAGCATCAGTATAAAGGAGAAGACTTTGTGGTCATCGGGGTCAAGGAACACAAGACTTCAACACAACAAGTGGCCAGCTTTGTGTTGACTCCAACCGAAGAAGAG TGGTTCAATGTGTATTTTACACATGTGCGACCTGTACTGAGCAGTACCGAAAATCCAGAAGATCCATTTTTTTTGTCCACTAAAGGGAATGCGATTTACAACGTAACCAATGATATGAACCGTTTCCACAGGAA gtataaACTCCCCCTAGTCACCAGCCAGATGGTTAGAAAGCTGCTAGAAACCTGGACTAACTCCAGATGTACTGATGTGCAACAACGTCTGGTCGCCAG GGCACATGTACCTTCCTTTCACATGGAAACGCGATCGAGGCAGAAGCAGTTAAGGGAAAGGAGCTCATCAAG aATTGAAGAACCAAGGACATCGCAGAGGACAGATTGGAGGATGAACCCTGTGGTCATGCTGAAGCGACTGTAA
- the LOC143786279 gene encoding N-lysine methyltransferase KMT5A-like: MLILMTVNEDTERETETAGSPVVKRKRSTTEEKDSNEESSSEESGNKESGNKKSGRWEKYSYFQKLLEICPVHLNNTVPKLSICKDITKNNAKHCQKKWRRSQYQLRVADVAGHFRHRPEKDEVAAYIESQGWKSNLPGLDDVRQAWKKPESRKEADDSKYIMDMVKSQEWRGLVITEDHKRGGRKLMTTLWFKKGDIVCDYHGVLMDAKAAEKFQQTIQDGNCYMYFFHFKEKWMCIDATEEPCQCHQNLPSTFGRIINHSTKMNNLKPEARCLDGKDPVILFVALKDLTPGTELLFDYGVRRNQFGEGADLPWLDS; the protein is encoded by the exons ATGCTCATATTGATGACTGTTAACGAAGATACCGAGCGAGAAACTGAAACGGCAGG ATCTCCAGTGGTGAAGAGAAAGAGGAGCACAACAGAGGAAAAAGACAGCAATGAAGAATCTAGCAGCGAGGAATCTGGTAACAAGGAATCTGGCAACAAGAAATCTGGCCGCTGGGAAAAATATAGTTACTTTCAGAAATTGCTTGAAATATGTCCTGTTCATTTGAACAACACTGTTCCAAAATTAAGTATATGCAAAGACATAACCAAGAATAATGCTAAGCATTGCCAGAAAAAGTGGAGGCGGAGCCAATATCAACTAAGAGTTGCAGATGTTGCTG GGCACTTTAGGCATAGGCCCGAAAAAGATGAGGTGGCAGCCTACATAGAAAGTCAGGGGTGGAAAAGTAACTTACCAGGACTAGACGATGTCAGGCAAGCTTGGAAGAAGCCCGAATCCAGAAAAGAAGCCGATGACAGCAAGTACATCATGGACATGGTTAAATCGCAGGAATGGAGAGGACTGGTGATTACAGAGGACCACAAGAGGGGTGGCAGGAAGCTAATGACAACTCTTTGGTTTAAAAAGGGAGACATTGTGTGCGATTACCACGGAGTACTTATGGACGCAAAGGCAGCAGAAAAGTTTCAACAGACAATTCAGGATGGAAACTGCTACATGTACTTTTTTCACTTCAAAGAGAAGTGGATGTGCATTGATGCAACTGAGGAGCCTTGCCAGTGCCACCAAAATCTGCCATCTACTTTTGGGAGAATTATTAATCATTCTACAAAAATGAACAATCTAAAACCAGAAGCTAGATGCCTTGACGGCAAGGACCCGGTAATCCTCTTTGTAGCTTTAAAAGATCTCACACCAGGGACAGAGCTGCTGTTTGACTATGGAGTCAGGAGAAACCAATTTGGGGAAGGAGCAGATCTTCCTTGGCTGGACAGCTAG